A stretch of DNA from Leptotrichia sp. oral taxon 215 str. W9775:
CAGCATTTTTCTTTGCGTTGCAGGTGGCTTATACAGGATATTTCGGAAGAAAAGTTCATCCGATGAATTTAGTACTTCTCCAGATGCTTGTAGGAGGTCTGTTGTTTGCAGGAACACAGTTTGCAACTTCAGGATTAAGGGAAGTTATACCACTTCATGGAGAAACTTTGATGGCAATTATTTATGCAGTAGTATTTTCAACAGCAATCCCTATGCTGCTTCAAATATACTGTCAAAGACTGACAACTGCTACAAGGGCTTCTATACTGATGTCGACTGAATCAATGTTTGCACCTATATTTGCTTTCTTGGTCTTAGGAGAAATGATGACATTACGTGTTGCACTGGGAGCTGTTTTTATACTGTTTTCAGTAGTTGTTTCTGAAACAAAGCTGGGAATGGTAAAGGAAGCAAATTTATAAACATTTAAATAAATGAACTAAAAAAGAACATGATTTACAAAAACTTCTGATTTTATAAGTTTTCTAATCATGTTCTTTTTATTGATTCTTTTCATTCAAAATAGATTTTCTAATCCATTATCAGTAGAAGATTATCTATTTTTTCTGTAATTTTTTCCTTAAGTTCATTTTCCTCAAAATAATCAAGAAGATATGTTCCCCCTAAAATATTGAGGTATATGATAATTTCATTAAATAATTTTGTCTTTATTCTTACTCCATTTTTTTCAAAATCATAAATGGCAGATAAAAAAGCTTTTGTAACAGTAGGACTGTTACTGAAACTGCTTGAAAAAAGATACAGAAGCTTTGTTCTGAAATCTGTTTTAAAAACATTAAGCAGTTCAAACGGATCAGCATGTGTTCCGTCATAAACAAGATGTCCTGTCCACCATAATCTTGCTAAAGGATGCATAATAAGGGACTTTCTTTTTCCATGTGAAAAGAAAAAAGTGTTTTTTATCAGATTTTCAGTTATTTCTTTTTTATCGAAGGAATTTCTATATTTCACATAATCCCAGAAATCACTATGTGCCATTCCGGCCCATAAATTTTCATTTGATGCTTCTACAACTGATAAATTTTTCATTGCAGAATAAAGAATTTTTACATTTTCCAAATCAGTTTTTTCAGGCTCTTCAGAAGACATATCCAAATTAAATTGAGGAACTTCCTTTTTAAATTCGAGGAAGGGTGAATTATCGTCAAAAAACTTGAAAATCCAGTCGTTTGTACTTGATTTATAGTTTTCAAGATTAATTTCAACGTTTTTTCTCAATGTTTCAAGAGAAATTTCCTTTAAAAAATTCAGTATCATACTATTTCCTCCTCGCTCTGTTCAAGTTCCATCATTGCATTGAAACTTCTGCTTACAGGGAAATTTATTATTTTTTGTGCCAAGTCATATGAAAACTCCCTTTCAAGCGTTTCCCTGCTCAGTTCAATATTCATATTTGCCAGCACTTTTTTAATTGTCTTAAACCAGCTGTATTCTTCAAAAGTTTCCAAATCAGAATTTTTTAGGTTTTCAAAGACATAAATCAATGTTGGGAAAATAACTGAGGAATGAAGCAGTGGCTGAAAAATTCCCTTTGACAATATTGAATACTGTTCGTATTCTGTTTTATAAAGTGAAATCCCAATTCTGTCATTCATCATATCAATTTCCATTCCGCTTTTATCTTCAGAATTCTTTTTCAGTATTAAAAATATTGAAGGCATCTGAACAAGATTATCCTTTTCCTTTTCAATTTCAATGTTGAAAGGCTTAGCAATTGCAAGGATATTGGCTTTTTCAATATTAAAAGAAACATCCTTATAATCATCATTGAAGTTTTTATTTGTATAGTTGTCAATCTGCGTTTTTGCTATAATGAAAAAACAGATGTTTATTTTATTGTTAAGCAGGGATTCGTGTATGGAAATATTTTCAAATCCAAGTTTTGATTTTATTATAGTTCTGTAAGAAGTAGAAGGACATTCTATGTGGAATACAAATTCCGCATACTCCTCTTCTATAAGTTTTAATAACTTTTCATCATCTGTATTTGCAGTCAGATGGAAAATTATTTCGTCACCCTTTCTTCCAACTTTCAGGTTTGATGTGAAGGAAGAATTTACATAGTCATCTGAAAAATAAGTAAGTACAGGGTAAGGATAAAGTCTATACTCTATATTCATATAATTCCACCTCCATCGAACATTCATCGGAATAATTTAAAATAAAGGTCATAACAAATTTTTCATCTTTTTTCAAATTTTCAATGTATATTTTATCCTGGTTCAGAAGAAGGGAATTGTCAATGCTGTCATCCTTGTATGCATTTCTTATTTTTGACTTAAGGTTATTCTGTTCTCCTGAAAGGCTTATACGTACACAGGCTTTTTCAATATCCCTCTGAGGAGATATTACAAGTCTGTATTTTTTCATTTTCTTATTTAGTAATATTAAACGCAGACCTACATCTTCAACACGATTTATTTCCTGTATTTCAGTAACATTATTATCAGAATTTAATATGGAAAATTCATTTTTCAGATATTTTTCCTCTTCAGTTATATTTGCCACATTTCCAAATACTGAATCAGCAACTTCCATAACTTCGTCATTAAAGTCATCTGTAATGTTCATTCTAGGATTGTTGAAATCATCACTGGTTTTAGGTATAGTTTTTATATTTCTCTTTTTAGGATTTTCAGTAATCTGCTCAGCAGAAACTTTTCTTGTTTCATCACTTATCTTATCAATTTTGCTATTTTCAACACTTGCATCAAGAAGCAGAAGATTATCAGGCAGGAATTTTCCTATTCCTTCAACTTCCATATGTTCATCAACATTGCTTCTGCCAAGTTCTATAATCTTGTTTATAATCAGCTGTTTCAGTTCCCTTAAAACATTTTTTGCATTTTTGTCGGGATGTCTGTCAGGTTCCCAGCTGTCATGCTGAGGAGCTTCCATCTGTTTGAAATAACTGTTAAGATTATCTCCGCTTAAAATAAAGATGGCAGAGAATCTTATATTTGATGGCAATCTGTCCAAATCAAATATTTTCATTCCATTTGCCCGTGAAATGAGAACTTTTCTGTTTAAGTTGTCGTATAAAATTTTCAGTTCAAAAGGTCCTAAATCCCTGAAAGTATCCCCAAGGAAGAAACTGTTAGGATGTTCTCCGGGGTTGTCAGTAGATGTAAGTACCTGATAGTAACTCCATATAGACTGATATTTTTTGTCTTCGTTTATTTTGAAACTTTCAATTATATTTTTCAGAGTATTTTCTGAAATTGTTATATCTCCAATTTTAACAACAAGGTTTTTATTGTATATCGCCACAAGGAAGTTATCCAGTATAGCTATTACAAGTTCTTCCTGCCAGTTGTCAGCATTCAGGAAACCTGCTATGTAAAGGTCGGTTCCGGTAGTACCGTTTCTCTTGAAGGAAGAATCAAGATTAAGTTCTTCAAATAATGGAGTATTCTTTTCTGTTTCTCCGTAGTATCCTATTCCCTGTGTAAATTTTTCAGTATTTCCTACCTTCCATTTTGGAGGACCTGACATTGAAATCTGATATCCCATTCCCTGTGTATTTTTATTATCTTCTATCGGGAAGGAAATAAGTCTCGAAACACCTTGAGAAGCAAGAATTCCGTCTGTATCAAAACTTGTATAGAAGACAGTTCTTATATCAGAGCATGCAAAAGGGGCGGATTTACCGATACCGTAACTTCCACCTGTTGCACCTTGCTTATCAGAAATACCTGAAGATTTTATCAGGCTATGCCATGGATTTACTTTGTATGGTTCCTTTGAACCTGTCAGTCCTGTAGTGTTAAAATCACTAATTCTTAAAATATCTATACTTTTTTCATTCATTTTGCCACAGGCTTTTTCAAAGAAAATCTTTGATTTCTGATCTGTTTCAAAATGAAGACATGTGTTTAGGGCTTCATCTAATTTTGCATAACCCGGCAGATTTTTTGTTTTTATCTGGAATTTCGAAAATTCCACAGTTACCGGTACTGAAGCGTCAAGACGTGCGTCCAGTGAGTTCTGGCATACCTCCTTTGCCAGAGAAGAAAACAGAGTCCCTCTGTAAGTTTCAATTCCTGCTTCGCTTATTCCGTGCCTTTGGGCATAGTTGCTTTCAGGAAAATTCCAATTTATATTACTCATATATTATAAAAACTGAAATTTCTATAACTTTCAGTTTACACCCTCCTTTAAAATTATATATTATTATACTTTAAATTTATCATAAATAATTTACAATAGTCAATAGTTTTTAAAAAAATATTTGAAAAACTAGTCATTTTATTCAAATTATGTTAAAATACTAAATAGATTATAAAATAAAAAACATAAAACAGACAGAAATTTTAAAGAATAGTTGGAGGAAAAATCTTGGAAATCTTAAGTAGTGTGGCAAAGGAATTAAACCTAAAATTGTCACAGGTTGAAAACACCGTAAACCTTTTTGATGAAGGTGCGACTGTTCCCTTTATAGCACGTTACAGAAAAGAAGTTACTGGTAATCTGGATGAAGAGCAGATAAGGGAAGTAATTGAAAAAGTTACATACTACAGAAATCTTGAAAAAAGAAAAGAAGAAGTTATAAGGCTTATAGAAGAGCAGGGAAAACTTACTGAAGAACTGAAAGCAAGCATAACAAACGCTTTAAAACTGCAGGAAGTGGAAGATCTGTATCTGCCTTATAAGAAAAAGAAAAAGACAAAAGCCGATATTGCAAAGGATCAGGGACTGGAACCGTTATCAATATTCGCTTTATTGCCGAAAACAACTATGGATTCCTTAAAAACTGAAGCAGAAAAATATATTACAGAAGAAGTTCCTACAGTGGAAGCTGCAATTGAAGGGGTACATCTGATTATTGCACAGAATTTATCTGAAGACATAAAAATAAGGGAATTTTTAAGGGAAAGAATTGCAAAATATGGAATACTTACTTCAAAAGTAATTGAAAAGAATAAAGGCGAAGATGAAAAAGGCGTGTATCAGGATTATTATGAATATTCAGAAGCTATTGAAAAGGCGGCTTCAAATAGAATTCTAGCATTAAACAGAGGAGAAAAGGAAAAAATTCTGAAGGTTGACATAGATATAGATGAAAAAACTGAAGAATTTATAATGAACTTCATACTGAAAACTTTTGGAAATAAAAATCTGACTGAATTTTACAGGGAAATTATAAGGGATTCCCTTGACAGACTTGCATATCCGTCAATAAAAAATGAAGTGAGAAATATATATACTGAAAAAGCCGAAGAGGAAGCAATAAATATATTTTCAGAAAATCTGGAAAAACTGCTGCTTCAGCCGCCATTATCTAAAAAAACACTTATGGGTCTTGATCCGGGATACAGGACAGGATGTAAAATGGTTGTTATAAATAAGGACGGATTCTATGAAACAAACGATGTTCTTTATCTTGTTGAGGAAATGCACAATCCAAGACAGCTTGCAGAGGCTAAAAAGAAAATATTAAACTACATTGATAAATATGGTGTGGATATAATAGCAATAGGAAATGGTACAGCATCGAGGGAAACAGAAAGCTTTGTAGCTAAAATAATAAAGGAAGCCAACAGACAGGTGTCATATCTGATAGTAAGTGAAGCAGGAGCATCAGTGTATTCGGCTTCAAAACTTGCGATAGAGGAGTTTCCTGATCTGGATGTTACTGCAAGGGGAGCAATATCAATTGCCAGAAGAATACAGGATCCTATGGCTGAGCTTGTAAAGATAGATCCGAAGTCAATAGGAGTTGGAATGTACCAGCATGATGTAAATCAGAAAAAATTAAACGAAACATTGGAACAGACGATAGAACACGTGGTAAATAATGTTGGAGTAAATATTAATACTGCGTCATGGGCACTTCTTAGCTTTGTATCAGGAATTAAGAAAAATGTGGCTAAAAATCTTGTGGATTACAGACATGAAAATGGGGACTTTAAAGATAGAAAACAGCTTAAGAAGGTAAAAGGTCTTGGAGACAAGGCGTTTGAGCAGATGGCAGGGTTCGTAGTGGTGCCTGATAGTGAAAATCCTCTTGACAATACAATAATTCACCCTGAATCCTATCATATTGCAGAAACAATACTGAAGGAAGCAGGATGTAAAGTTTCTGACCTGAAGGAAAATCTGGATGAAGTAAGACAGAAGCTGAAAACAGTTAATCTGGATAAAATTATAAAGGAAAATGACTTTGGGCCTCAGACTGCAAAAGATGTATATGAAGCGCTTTTGAAGGATAGAAGGGATCCAAGGGATGAATTTGAAAAGCCTTTATTAAGATCTGATATACTGAACATGGATGACCTTAAGGAAGGAATGGTTCTTGAAGGAACTGTTAGAAACGTCGCAAAATTTGGGGTTTTTGTAGATATAGGATTAAAAAATGATGCATTGATTCACATATCCCAAATATCGGATAAATTTGTATCAGATCCTACAAAAGTACTGTCAGTAGGACAAATAATAAAAGTTAAAATCCTATCACTTGACAAGGAAAGAGGAAGAGTGGGGCTTACAAGAAAAGGTATCTAATATTTTAAGTAATTAAATTATGAATAGAGAAAGAAGGTAAAGAGAGATGAGTTTATTTTTAATTGGGCTTGTGCCTATAATTTTGTTTTTGGTTTTATTGGCAGGATTAAAAAAATCTGCAATGTTCAGTGCGTATACTAGTTTATTGACTGCGATTGTTTTAACATTTGTTGTTCCAGCATGGAGAATGCCGGTACAGGGGATACTTGCTTCCATACTGGAAGGATTTGCGGTAGCGTGGATGCCAATAGGATTTGTAGTTATTGCGGCGTTGTTTGCATATGATCTGTCAGTAAAAACAGGAAAAATCGAAACAGTAAAAAAGATGCTGGGAAATATTACAACAGATAAAAGAGCGCAGGCGTTAGTACTGGCATGGGGATTTGGAGGATTCATAGAAGGTATAGCAGGATATGGAACAGCAGTTGCAATTCCTGCGGCAATAATGGTGTCACTAGGATTTAATCCATTGAATGCGGCGTTGATATGCCTTATAGCAAACTCTACACCAACAGCATTTGGTACAGTAGGACTGCCTGTTACAACAATGGTTTCAAAACTGGGACTTGACAAGGCAGGGAACTTTACACCTCTGTTTACATCATTGTTATTACTTATATTGACATGCCTGATTCCATTTATTATTGTTCAAATGGCAAATAAGGAAATAGAAGGTGGAAAAAATCCTGCATTTGGAAAAGGAATAATTCCGGTAATTATAGCTTCAATTTTGGGATATCTTATACAGCCTGCAATAGCATTTACAATGGGAGCAGAGCTGACAACAATATTATCAAGCTTACTTGCAATGATATTAATGATAGTGTCTATAAAAATGTTTGTTAAAAATGATGAGGGATTTGAAAAGGCTCATGTTACAGGACAGGAAGCTATTCTTGCGTGGCTGCCTTATATTCTGATGATAGTACTTATAGTGGGAACAAGTCCGGTTGTGGAACATATCCATACAATGCTGGAACCTACTACTACTAAATTTAACTTTGCTTTAGGAAATCAGAAAGCATGGTTTAATGACGGAGGAGATCCAAGTGTAACATTTAAATGGTTATTAGCTCCTGCGGCACCATTATTTTTAGCAACAGTAATTGCAGGATTTATACAAAGAGCTAAAATAAAGGACATGGGGGAAGTGCTGTGGCATACAACAGTTCACAAAATTCCTTCATTAACAGTAATTATGGGAATAGTTGCATTATCAGTAGTTATGAAACACAGTGGAATGATACAAAGTATAGCTGACGGATTTGTAAGCCTTACAGGAAAAGGATTCCCGCTGATTTCACCATTCCTTGGAACAATAGGAACATTTGTTACGGGAAGTGACCTTTCATCAAACTTGCTGTTTGGAGATCTGCAGCATAGTGTTGCTGAAGGACTGAAACCAGGAAGTGACATGTTGAAATCATTGTTTATAGCTGCAAATACTGCAGGAGCAACAGGAGGAAAAATGATATCACCTCAAAATATTGCAATAGCGGCTTCTACTGTTGGACTTGTAGGACAGGAAGGGGATATGCTGAAATTTACTATTAAATACTCAATAGTTTATGCAATAATTTTAGGTATACTTGTATTCATCGGAAGCGGAATGATAGCTTAATTATAAAAAAATGGTAAAATGGAATATGAGGGCGGCGATGAGCCCTCATATAAACAACAAAAAAATTGGAGGAGAAATGTCAGAAGAACAGAATGTTGAAAAGGTAGATTATGCGGGAACGTTAAATTTACCGAAAACAAGCTTTAAAATGAAAGCAAATCTGGCTCAGAAGGAGCCAATCACTCTAAGGGACTGGAATAAGGCAAATATTTATGAAAAATCCCTGAAGGAAGACAAAGGATATTTCATATTGCATGATGGACCGCCATATGCAAATGGTAATATTCATATAGGACATGCCTTGAATAAAGTTCTGAAGGATATAATTTTAAAATATAAAAGATTGAGAGGCTATAATGCTCCGTATATTCCTGGATGGGATACACATGGACTGCCGATAGAATGGAAAATCATGGAGGAACTTGGAGAAAAGGCTAAAAGCATGACTCCACTTCAAATAAGACAGGAATGTAAGAAATATGCACTTAAATGGGTAGAAAAACAGAAAGCAGAATTTATAAGACTGGGAGTTCTAGGAAACTGGGATGATCCTTATGTTACATTAAGACCTGAATATGAAGCGGAACAGCTGAAAGTATTCAAGGAAATATATGAAAATGGATATGTATATAAAGGGTTAAAACCTGTATACTGGTCACCAACTACAGAAACTGCACTTGCTGAAGCGGAAATTGAATATAAGGATGTTGAATCACATTCAATTTATGTAAAATTTGAAGCAGAGCAGGATTTACTTGATAAACTTGGAGTAGATGAAGCAAGTATCCTAATATGGACAACTACTCCATGGACATTGCCGGCAAACTTGGGAGTGTTCCTGCATCCTGAATTTGATTATGGACTTTATAAAACAGAAAAAGGAAACCTGATTTTAGCAAAAAGTCTTGCTGAAACAGTGTTTGCAACACTCGGATTATCTTATGAGCTATTGAAGGAATTTAAAGGAACAGAATTGGAAAAAACACATTACAGACATCCATTCTTAGATAGAAATGGATTAGTAATGCTTGGAGACTATGTAACTGCAGATGCAGGAACAGGAGCAGTCCATTCTGCACCTGGGCATGGGGTGGATGACTACAACTATGCATTAAAATATAATATAGGAATATTGTCTCCTGTTGATGACAGAGGTCACATGACAAAAGAAGCAGGTAAATACGAAGGTATGTTCTATGCAAAGGCAAGCAATGTAATAGTGGAAGACCTTACTGAAAGTGGCCATCTGCTTCACCACAGTAAATTTACCCATTCATATCCCCACGACTGGAGAAGTAAAAAGCCTGTAATTTTCAGGGCAACTGAACAGTGGTTTATAAGTGTTGATGAAAGCGATATCAGACAGAATGCGCTGGATGCACTGAAGGATGTTGAATTTGTTCCTGAATGGGGGAAAAATAGAATTAATGCAATGCTTGAAACAAGACCGGACTGGACTATTTCAAGACAGAGAGTATGGGGAGTACCGATACCTATATTCTATAACAGGGAAACAAATGAAGTTATATATGAGCCTGAAATAATGGATAAAGTTATTGAGTTAGTAAAAAAAGAAGGAACTGACATATGGTGGAAATATGAAGCTGAAGAAATCATAGGGGAAGAACTGCTTGAAAAATATAACCTGAAAGATACTCCATTAAGAAAAGAAAGAAGTATAATGGACGTATGGTTTGATTCAGGAGTTTCACACAGAGGAGTTCTTGTGCCAAGGGAATTGCCAAGACCTGCAGACCTTTACCTTGAAGGAAGTGACCAGCATAGAGGATGGTTCCAGTCATCACTGCTGACTTCGATAGCAAGTACAAAGGATGCACCATATAGAAGAATACTTACTCACGGATTTGTAATGGATGGACAAGGTAGAAAAATGTCAAAATCATTGGGAAATACTATACTTCCTAAAGATATTACTGAAAAATATGGAGCTGATATTCTGAGACTTTGGGTATCTTCAGTAGATTACAGGGAAGATGTAAGAATTTCTGAAAATATACTTCAGCAAATGTCTGATGCATATAGAAGAATAAGAAATACTGCAAGATTCCTTATGGGAAATTTAAGCGATTTCAATTATTCAGAAGACAAGGTTGAATATAATGAAATGTTTGAAATTGATAAATGGGCTATGCATAAGCTTGAAGAATTAAAGGAAAAGACTACAAAATATTATGATAAATATGAATTTTACAGTTTATTCCAGGAAATAACATATTTCTGTTCAATTGAAATGTCTTCTTTCTATCTGGATATAGTAAAAGACAGACTTTACTGTGAAAATAAGAAATCTCTTGAAAGAAGAAGTGCACAAACTGTACTGACAGAAGTGTTAAGAGTTCTTGTAAGGGTAATTTCTCCTGTGCTGTCATTTACGGCAGAAGAAATCTGGGAAAGAATACCTGAAAGTATAAAAGAGGAAGAAAGTGTTCATTTAACTTCATGGATTGAAGCAAATCCTGAATATAAAAATGAAGGACTTGCTAAAAAATGGGAAAAGATATATCATTTAAGAAAAGAAGTTAATAAAAAGCTTGAAGCTGAAAGACAGGCCGGAATGATAGGGCACTCACTTGATGCAATAGTTCTTCTTAATATATCAAATGATGAATATGCATTCCTGAAGGAATATACAGAAGCTGAAGTTTCTGACCTGTTTATTGTTTCACAAGTTAAGTTTGTAAATGACAGATTAAATGAAAGTGAAATAGATGGAATTACCATCGCTGTAGAAAAAGCATCTGGAGAAAAATGTGAAAGATGTTGGAAATATGATGAGGAAGTTGGTCATGACCACGAACATACAGATGTATGTCCGAGATGTGCCAAAGTTCTTAATTCTTTGGAAAAATAGCAATTAAAAAGAGGGTGTCTCAAAATTTGAAAAAAATAGGTTTACATTATTTTTTAAGTTTTTTTGAGACAGCCTCAGCAAATAAATTTATTTTTTCAAAATAGGAAAAAGGAAGGAAATATGCTTTATATAATAATTATTACAGTCCTTACGCTGATTGATCAATTCACAAAATCTGAGATGCTGTCTGTGGCAGATGGAAGTATTGGGTATTCGATACCAGTTATACCAGGATTTTTTCACTTTACCTATGTGGAAAACCATGGAGGAATTTTTGGACTGTTTCAGGGGAAAATTGGGGTATTTACAGTTGTCAGCTTACTTTTATTAGGGTATATAGTATTTACAGAGTATAAAAACTTTAAAAACTATACAAAATGGACAAAAATAGGAGTTTCCATAATAGCCGCAGGAGCCATAGGAAATATGATTGACAGAATATTCAGAGGGTTTGTCGTGGATATGATAGACTTTAACGGATTATGGCATTTTGTATTTAATGTTGCAGATATGTATGTGCATATAGGTATTTATATTATTGTAATAGACTATCTTGTAAGAAAACATATGGAAAAGAATAGAAAATAGTCCATGTGGATGTCTCAAAATAGGAAAAATATAATAAATAAAACTATATTTTTCATTTACTAAAATTTTACTCATATAAAAGAGCCTCATGCTGATTTTAACTGATATATATTTAAAATATTTAAATAAAAAAATAAGGAAAGGATGGAGACAAATGACTTTTCAGGAAATAATACTTACGTTGCAGAAATTCTGGGGAGAAAAAGGTTGTGTAATCGGGAATCCTTATGATGTGGAAACAGGAGCAGGAACATTTAACCCTGACACATTTTTAATGTCCTTAGGGCCTGAACCTTGGAAGGTTGCATATGTTGAACCGTCAAGAAGACCAAAAGATGGAAGATATGGAGAAAATCCAAACAGAGTTTATCAGCATCACCAGTTTCAGGTAATCATGAAACCGTCACCTGAAAATATCCAGGAGCTTTATCTTGAAAGCATGGTAGCTTTAGGAATAGATCCGAAGAAGCATGATATAAGATTTGTTGAAGATAACTGGGAAAGTCCTACGCTTGGAGCATGGGGGCTAGGATGGGAAGTATGGCTTGATGGAATGGAAATTACGCAGTTTACTTATTTCCAACAGGTAGGTGGACTTGAAGTGGAAATAACTCCGGCTGAATTGACTTACGGACTAGAAAGAATAGCTCTTTATCTTCAGGACAAGGAAAATGTATATGACCTTGAATGGACAAAAGGAGTAAAATACGGAGAAAGACGTTTCCAGTATGAATATGAAATGTCCAAATACAGTTTTGAAGTGGCTGATGTACCTATGAATTTCCAGCTGTTTGACATGTATGAAAAGGAAGCGTTGAACTGCCTTGAACATAAGCTTGTATTACCGGCATATGATTATGTTCTGAAATGTTCCCATACATTTAACAATCTTGATGCAAGAGGAGCCATCAGTACAACTGAAAGAATGTCGTATATTCTTAGAGTCAGAGATTTAGCAAAAAGATGTGCAGAACAATTTGTAGAAGTTAGAAAAGGATTGGGATATCCTTTACTGAAAAAGTAAAAAGGAAAGAGAGGAGATTATATGGATTTTCTTTTTGAAATAGGACTGGAAGAGCTTCCTTCCAGATATGTAGATGAA
This window harbors:
- a CDS encoding L-lactate permease; amino-acid sequence: MSLFLIGLVPIILFLVLLAGLKKSAMFSAYTSLLTAIVLTFVVPAWRMPVQGILASILEGFAVAWMPIGFVVIAALFAYDLSVKTGKIETVKKMLGNITTDKRAQALVLAWGFGGFIEGIAGYGTAVAIPAAIMVSLGFNPLNAALICLIANSTPTAFGTVGLPVTTMVSKLGLDKAGNFTPLFTSLLLLILTCLIPFIIVQMANKEIEGGKNPAFGKGIIPVIIASILGYLIQPAIAFTMGAELTTILSSLLAMILMIVSIKMFVKNDEGFEKAHVTGQEAILAWLPYILMIVLIVGTSPVVEHIHTMLEPTTTKFNFALGNQKAWFNDGGDPSVTFKWLLAPAAPLFLATVIAGFIQRAKIKDMGEVLWHTTVHKIPSLTVIMGIVALSVVMKHSGMIQSIADGFVSLTGKGFPLISPFLGTIGTFVTGSDLSSNLLFGDLQHSVAEGLKPGSDMLKSLFIAANTAGATGGKMISPQNIAIAASTVGLVGQEGDMLKFTIKYSIVYAIILGILVFIGSGMIA
- a CDS encoding DUF6339 family protein — translated: MILNFLKEISLETLRKNVEINLENYKSSTNDWIFKFFDDNSPFLEFKKEVPQFNLDMSSEEPEKTDLENVKILYSAMKNLSVVEASNENLWAGMAHSDFWDYVKYRNSFDKKEITENLIKNTFFFSHGKRKSLIMHPLARLWWTGHLVYDGTHADPFELLNVFKTDFRTKLLYLFSSSFSNSPTVTKAFLSAIYDFEKNGVRIKTKLFNEIIIYLNILGGTYLLDYFEENELKEKITEKIDNLLLIMD
- the lspA gene encoding signal peptidase II; this encodes MLYIIIITVLTLIDQFTKSEMLSVADGSIGYSIPVIPGFFHFTYVENHGGIFGLFQGKIGVFTVVSLLLLGYIVFTEYKNFKNYTKWTKIGVSIIAAGAIGNMIDRIFRGFVVDMIDFNGLWHFVFNVADMYVHIGIYIIVIDYLVRKHMEKNRK
- the ileS gene encoding isoleucine--tRNA ligase, with product MSEEQNVEKVDYAGTLNLPKTSFKMKANLAQKEPITLRDWNKANIYEKSLKEDKGYFILHDGPPYANGNIHIGHALNKVLKDIILKYKRLRGYNAPYIPGWDTHGLPIEWKIMEELGEKAKSMTPLQIRQECKKYALKWVEKQKAEFIRLGVLGNWDDPYVTLRPEYEAEQLKVFKEIYENGYVYKGLKPVYWSPTTETALAEAEIEYKDVESHSIYVKFEAEQDLLDKLGVDEASILIWTTTPWTLPANLGVFLHPEFDYGLYKTEKGNLILAKSLAETVFATLGLSYELLKEFKGTELEKTHYRHPFLDRNGLVMLGDYVTADAGTGAVHSAPGHGVDDYNYALKYNIGILSPVDDRGHMTKEAGKYEGMFYAKASNVIVEDLTESGHLLHHSKFTHSYPHDWRSKKPVIFRATEQWFISVDESDIRQNALDALKDVEFVPEWGKNRINAMLETRPDWTISRQRVWGVPIPIFYNRETNEVIYEPEIMDKVIELVKKEGTDIWWKYEAEEIIGEELLEKYNLKDTPLRKERSIMDVWFDSGVSHRGVLVPRELPRPADLYLEGSDQHRGWFQSSLLTSIASTKDAPYRRILTHGFVMDGQGRKMSKSLGNTILPKDITEKYGADILRLWVSSVDYREDVRISENILQQMSDAYRRIRNTARFLMGNLSDFNYSEDKVEYNEMFEIDKWAMHKLEELKEKTTKYYDKYEFYSLFQEITYFCSIEMSSFYLDIVKDRLYCENKKSLERRSAQTVLTEVLRVLVRVISPVLSFTAEEIWERIPESIKEEESVHLTSWIEANPEYKNEGLAKKWEKIYHLRKEVNKKLEAERQAGMIGHSLDAIVLLNISNDEYAFLKEYTEAEVSDLFIVSQVKFVNDRLNESEIDGITIAVEKASGEKCERCWKYDEEVGHDHEHTDVCPRCAKVLNSLEK
- the glyQ gene encoding glycine--tRNA ligase subunit alpha, producing MTFQEIILTLQKFWGEKGCVIGNPYDVETGAGTFNPDTFLMSLGPEPWKVAYVEPSRRPKDGRYGENPNRVYQHHQFQVIMKPSPENIQELYLESMVALGIDPKKHDIRFVEDNWESPTLGAWGLGWEVWLDGMEITQFTYFQQVGGLEVEITPAELTYGLERIALYLQDKENVYDLEWTKGVKYGERRFQYEYEMSKYSFEVADVPMNFQLFDMYEKEALNCLEHKLVLPAYDYVLKCSHTFNNLDARGAISTTERMSYILRVRDLAKRCAEQFVEVRKGLGYPLLKK
- a CDS encoding Tex family protein, which codes for MEILSSVAKELNLKLSQVENTVNLFDEGATVPFIARYRKEVTGNLDEEQIREVIEKVTYYRNLEKRKEEVIRLIEEQGKLTEELKASITNALKLQEVEDLYLPYKKKKKTKADIAKDQGLEPLSIFALLPKTTMDSLKTEAEKYITEEVPTVEAAIEGVHLIIAQNLSEDIKIREFLRERIAKYGILTSKVIEKNKGEDEKGVYQDYYEYSEAIEKAASNRILALNRGEKEKILKVDIDIDEKTEEFIMNFILKTFGNKNLTEFYREIIRDSLDRLAYPSIKNEVRNIYTEKAEEEAINIFSENLEKLLLQPPLSKKTLMGLDPGYRTGCKMVVINKDGFYETNDVLYLVEEMHNPRQLAEAKKKILNYIDKYGVDIIAIGNGTASRETESFVAKIIKEANRQVSYLIVSEAGASVYSASKLAIEEFPDLDVTARGAISIARRIQDPMAELVKIDPKSIGVGMYQHDVNQKKLNETLEQTIEHVVNNVGVNINTASWALLSFVSGIKKNVAKNLVDYRHENGDFKDRKQLKKVKGLGDKAFEQMAGFVVVPDSENPLDNTIIHPESYHIAETILKEAGCKVSDLKENLDEVRQKLKTVNLDKIIKENDFGPQTAKDVYEALLKDRRDPRDEFEKPLLRSDILNMDDLKEGMVLEGTVRNVAKFGVFVDIGLKNDALIHISQISDKFVSDPTKVLSVGQIIKVKILSLDKERGRVGLTRKGI